The following proteins are co-located in the Bacteroidales bacterium genome:
- a CDS encoding 6-phosphofructokinase translates to MGKITRGQRIGILTAGGDCPGINAAIRGVGKTAIVKYGMKLVGISDGFSGMIHKEYRDLTEHDLSGILTVGGTILGTSREKPFKSSGKGKNEISKPVLIKEHYEQMGLDCLVCIGGNGTIKTANLLSQEGLNVIGIPKTIDNDVWGTDLTFGFDSAVNIATEAIDRLHSTANSHKRIMIIEVMGHNAGWIALYSGIAGGGDVILIPEIEYKEEKIAEYLLHRVEENKPYSIVVVAEGIKSAIKDSCSSAQSLSKRINAITGLETRETVLGYIQRGGTPSPMDRVLATRYGTAAADLIAERDFGKMVALKNNRIESVPLSEVSGKLKLVAPNDPMVIQAQNMGTSFGI, encoded by the coding sequence ATGGGTAAAATAACAAGGGGTCAGAGAATAGGTATACTAACAGCCGGCGGCGATTGTCCGGGAATAAACGCTGCAATACGCGGTGTTGGAAAAACAGCCATAGTGAAATACGGGATGAAGCTGGTTGGAATCAGCGACGGCTTTTCAGGTATGATTCATAAAGAATACCGCGATCTTACGGAGCACGATCTTTCAGGCATACTGACAGTTGGCGGAACAATACTGGGGACTTCAAGAGAGAAACCATTCAAGAGCAGCGGCAAAGGCAAGAATGAGATAAGCAAGCCTGTATTAATAAAGGAACATTACGAGCAGATGGGTCTCGACTGCCTGGTCTGTATCGGAGGCAACGGAACAATAAAGACGGCTAACCTCTTGTCGCAGGAAGGTTTAAACGTCATCGGAATTCCAAAAACAATTGATAATGATGTCTGGGGAACCGATCTTACCTTCGGATTCGATTCAGCTGTAAATATAGCTACAGAAGCAATAGACCGCCTTCACTCTACCGCTAACTCCCATAAGAGAATTATGATTATTGAGGTAATGGGACACAATGCCGGATGGATAGCTCTCTATTCAGGTATTGCAGGGGGCGGCGACGTAATACTTATTCCTGAAATAGAATATAAGGAAGAGAAGATTGCTGAGTATCTGCTCCATCGTGTTGAAGAGAATAAACCCTATTCAATCGTCGTCGTGGCAGAAGGTATAAAAAGCGCAATTAAAGATAGCTGTTCATCTGCGCAATCGCTGAGCAAAAGAATAAATGCTATTACAGGACTGGAAACCAGGGAGACAGTACTTGGTTATATTCAGAGAGGCGGAACACCCTCGCCAATGGACAGAGTGCTTGCAACAAGGTATGGCACGGCGGCTGCTGACCTGATTGCCGAACGTGATTTTGGAAAGATGGTAGCACTAAAAAATAACAGGATCGAATCAGTTCCTCTCTCTGAGGTATCCGGAAAATTAAAACTTGTTGCTCCAAACGATCCTATGGTAATCCAGGCTCAGAATATGGGAACAAGTTTCGGTATATGA
- a CDS encoding histidine phosphatase family protein, with protein sequence MKKLIFVRHGRAEDPSSDFSDFQRSLTPKGKSIAKLMAKKLSEEEDNPGILVTSTAFRALETAIIFGEVLGIKPEKIVPDTNIYYKMSFNYLMDLLSRTENETDTIILFGHNPSFSELPDSLSKEGCDFMPKCGIAGISFNIKNWSEIKLGTGKLEYFLKPEKVL encoded by the coding sequence ATGAAGAAGTTGATTTTTGTACGGCACGGAAGAGCAGAAGATCCCTCTTCAGATTTTTCTGACTTTCAAAGATCGCTGACCCCAAAAGGAAAAAGCATTGCTAAACTGATGGCGAAGAAGCTCTCGGAAGAAGAAGATAATCCGGGAATTCTGGTAACAAGTACTGCTTTCAGAGCACTTGAAACAGCAATTATCTTCGGCGAAGTGCTGGGAATTAAACCTGAGAAGATAGTTCCTGATACAAACATCTATTATAAAATGAGTTTCAATTATCTTATGGATCTTCTTTCCAGGACAGAAAACGAGACTGATACTATTATCCTGTTTGGGCACAATCCCTCATTTTCAGAATTACCTGACAGTCTCAGCAAAGAAGGTTGCGATTTTATGCCAAAATGCGGTATCGCCGGAATCTCATTCAACATTAAAAATTGGTCAGAAATAAAGCTGGGTACCGGTAAACTGGAATATTTTCTTAAACCTGAAAAAGTATTA